The DNA window ATTGGAGCTGCCGAAGTAGATCCAAATCAAGATTCAAAAGCAGTTCACAATCAATTTATAAGAAAAGTTCAAGATCACTTTACAAATGAATTAAATAGACCTGAACTATTAGGAAGATTTGGAAATAATATAGTTCCTTTTAACTTCATAAAAGATTTGAATTTGAAAGCAAAAATTATACGTCAAAAAGTTAAGCCAATTCAAATTGCAATTTATGAAAAGTACAAAGCAGAGTTACATATTGATTTAACGAATAGAACTGTAATTGAAATTTTATTAAAGAATGCAGATGAGAGAAGAGGAGGAAGAGATGTTTTAAACTCTCTTGAGACTAACTTAGTAGATCCACTCTCAGAATTTATTTTTAATAATTTAAGAAATATAAAAATGGGAACTAAAATTTTGACTTCAACAAATGAAGGAAAGATTGTATTTAATATTAATGGCTAATTTAAATATTGGAAAGTTTCTTATGAATAGTGAAATTGAAGGACCAGGAACAAGATTTGTTATTTGATTTCAGGGATGTACAATAGGTTGCAATGGTTGCTCAAATCAGGAGTTATTAACCTTAGAAAAAAAGATGTTTATGCCAAATGAGTTTATTTATGAGAAAATCTTAGAGGCAAAGAAATTATTTAATATTGAAGGCATTACTCTAATTGGAGGAGAACCTTTTTTGCAACCTGATGGTTTAAAAGAACTTGTCATTTGAAGTCAAAAAAATAATCTTTCAGTAATTTGTTTTACAGGTTATATTTATGAGCAAATGCTTGAAGAACATAATGAAATTTTAAAACATATAGATATTTTAATCGATGGACCGTTTATTATGAGGCTTTTAGATAAAAATCGAAGACTTATTGGTAGCAAAAATCAAAGAGTAATAAAAATAACAAATAGATATAAAAACTGTGATTATTTTGAACAACCTCATTCAGAAGTTGAAATACAAATCTATAATGATAGACTTTCAATGAATGGAGATGGAGCTATATTTGATAATGAAAATGGTGAATTTAATTTTAAAATAAGATAGAAGGAAATAATTATGAGTTTTTTAGTTAAAAGTATGGTGAATTTCTTCTCGTTTTCTCTTTTATAAATTTATAAAAGAGAGGATTTAGAAAATGAATAGAAATATTAGTAATAAAATTTTAGATTTAACTTCAAGTGCAATGATGATCTCATTAGCTATGTGTCTAAAATTAATTTTTTCACCTTTACCAGGTGTGGATTTAACACTTTTGATTATTTTATTGACAGGGCTATTTTTGAAATCTAATATTTCAATTTTATCAACGATTGGAATATCATTATTAAGTTTACTTATGCCTGTAGATATCATTTTAAGCATTTGTACAATTACAATTTATTTACTTTTTAATATTTCTTTAGTTATTTTTAAGTATTTTTTATTAAGAAATAAAATTGTTATTTATGTAATGGCACCCATTTCTGCTTTAATGATTACTTCTTTATATTTGTTAGTTTCAATTTTTACATATGGTAGAACAGAGGGTTATTCATTATATTTAACACATTTACATGAAGCCTATATAATATTTTTTATGTATTGCTTAATAACACCCTTTTTACTAAAGCAGTTTGAAAACCTTTTAATAAAAATTGAGGGAAGATATTCATCTATATATAATAAATCATTTAAAAAATATATTGAAGAAAGTGAGAGTAACATTTTGAAAATTTCAGATAAAAAAATTAATTATAATATTCAATTAGCTTCAATGATTATTTCAATGATGATATTAATTTCTTATTTTAGTTTTGTTCCCTATAAAATGGTAACTAAGTTTGAAGATATTAATTACTTAGCAGCAATCATAATAGTTCCAATTTTGATGTTATTTGTAACTCCAACGTGAATTAAATTAGCAAAAAAAATTGGAAACCTAAAAGTATTAAAAATTAATTCAATTGGATTATTATTTGCCTTAATATGTACATTTAGTTCATTTGAAACTAATAATTTAAGCTTGGCTAATGGGTTGTTATTTACAGGTTTAATCTTATTTGGAATTTTCGTTGCAGGCTTATTACCAATCAATATAGAAATTATAAAAAGTTATGAAAGAAGAAATAGTTTAAAAAATAAAACAGCAAAGTATAATTCCATTTATGGTTTTTTGCTTTTACCAATACCATTTCTAATGGACTATTATTCTAAGAGTCTCTATATTTTATTTTTATTTCTTATAGTAATGATAATTCTTATTTGCTTATTTATATTTAATCAAAATATTATGTCAGATGGAAATGTTTTAAATATTAATAAAGATTCCTTTAAAACATTAAAAACAAATAAAAAATTCTTTATTGAAATATTTATTCAAAATTATTTTATAGGCTTTTTTAAATTTCTAGATTGGTCTTTAGTTTTATTCTTTTTTTTAAAATTTGAAAATAATAAAATTATTATAACTACTCAAATCAATGAAACTTCACTTATATTATTCCTAATTTTTGGTTTTATTTCAAAATATTTTGCACAAGCAATTTTTGGAAATATTAAATTTAAAAATAATAATGTCAATAGAATAGCAATGTTTTTAACTTTAATATCTGTTACAGCTTTTATAAGTTTTTTAATTTCAAGTTACTATATAAATTACTCAAATATGAATAATATTTATTATTCAATATTGCTTATTCTTATGTTTATATTTGGAACAGCTTATGCTCTAATTGAAAAAACAAAAGCAAAAAGGTTTAAGTCTATTGTAAGTGATGACGAGTTTTCATTAGCAATGATTATTGATCATGTTATGGGTAATGCTTTCTTTTCATTAATTATTGCAAGTATATTTTTCATAATTATATTATTAACACAAGCATCTTTATTAGCAATGATTATTTTAATGTCATCTTTTGTAATAATAGGGTCAATATTATTAGTCACAAATTCATTATTAAAAAATAAACAAAAAGAGAACATTTAGTTCTCTTTTTGTTTATAAAGATTAAAAGTATTTTCTAATAGACATGCTATTGTCATTGGACCAACACCCCCTGGAACAGGAGTAATATATTTAACAATTTTTAATACTTCTTCAAATTTTACATCTCCACAATATTTACCATCTTTAAAGTTTGCTCCAACATCAATTACTGTCATATTATTATTTACAAAATCCTTTGTTACTAAATTAGGAGAACCAGCAGCACTAATTAAAATATCTGCCTTTTTACAAATATCTTTTAAGTTTTTTGTTTTTGTATTACATATTGTAACTGTTGCAGATCTATTAATTAACATATTTGCAAGAGGTTTTCCAACAATATTGCTTCTTCCAATTATTACAACATTCTCTCCAATTAAATTAATTTTTTTTCAATCTAGTAATTTAACTATTCCAAAAGGGGTTGCTGGATAAATATTTGATTTATTTAGCATTACATTACCCAAAGTTATTGGACTGAATCCATCAGCATCTTTTGAAGGCGAAACTATATCTGTAATTTCTTTCTCATTAATATGTGAAGGCAAAGGCAATTGTACAATGATACCATCAATTGTTAGATCACTATTTAAGATTTCTATTTGTTTAACTAGTTCACTTTGCTTAATATCTTCACTATATTTTTTTAGTTCTCCAATTATACCGACATTTTCACAAGCTTTTAACTTATTTTTTATATATTTATTACTTGCAAAATTATTTCCAATTTGAATTATTACTAATTTTGGTCTTCTTTTTTTATTTAATTGTTCTATACTATTTTTGAGACTAGTATTTAATTCTTGAGCATAATATTTACCATCAATTATTTTGTTCATGATTTAAGTGTCCTCTCTAAGAAACATTCTAAAGGTGATTATAATGGAAAAAATCTTAAAAGTATTGAATAACCTAAAAATTGATGAAAAAGATTTTTATTTTTATGGAAAAGAAATAGTAAAAATTAATTATGAGAAATATATGAATAAGAAAAAAGGTAAGTTAATATTAATGACTTCAATTAATCCAACTCCCGCAGGAGAAGGTAAAACAACAACAGCAATTGGTTTAGCAGATGGGTTAAAACATATTGGTAAAAATGTTATATTAGCTCTTAGAGAACCTAGTTTAGGTCCGGTGTTTGGTAGAAAAGGAACTGCCACTGGTGGGAGAGAAAGTGAAGTTATTCCAATGGATGAAATTAACTTACATTTCACAGGAGATATTCATGCAATTACAACAGCAAATAACTTAATTTCAGCTCAAATAGATTCAGAGATTTATTGAAATAGTAAGCTTAAAATTGATCCTAATAAAGTTATATGAAAAAGGTGTTTAGATTTAAATGATAGAGCTCTAAGAAATATTGATATTAAAATTAGTTCTAAGGTCTGTAGAAAAGAAGAATTTACAATTACAGCAGCAAGTAATATGATGACAATTTTAAGTCTTTCAAAAAATATTGAAGATTTAAGAATGAGATTAGATAGTTCTTTAGTAGCTTATAGTTTAGAGGGTAAAGAAATATTTTTAAAAGAGTTAGATATAACAGGGTCATTAATGGCAATTTTAAAGAATGCAATTAATCCTAATTTAGTTTTAACAAAATATGATACTCCAACTTTAATTCATTGTGGTCCATTTGCAAATATTGCTACGGGAACAAATTCAATTATTTCAACAAACTTAGCTTTAAGTTTAGGAGATTATTGTATTGTCGAATCAGGGTTTGGCAGTGATTTAGGATTTGAAAAGTATATAAATGTAGTTAACCAAGACAATGATTTAATTCCTGATTGTACAGTTATGGTTGTAACTTTAAGAGCATTAAATTTGCACAATGATTTTGAAAATAATTTTGATCACTTACAAAAGCACTTAAAACATATAACTCAATATCATTTAAATTTAATTGTAGCAATTAATTTTATTGAAAATGATAGCATAGAACAATTATCACAATTGAAAAAGTGATTAGATGAAAATAATTATTTATGAGAAATGAATGAAGCGTATATTAAAGGTGCAACTGGAGCATCTGCATTAGCAAATAAAGTAGTTGAAATTTGCAATACTAAACAAAATTTTAAAGCTTTGATTAAAGAAAATGAAACTATTGAAGAAAAAATTAAAAAAATTGTTAATAATTTTTATTATTTAGAAGACTTCAAAATTAGTAAAGCTGCATCAGCCAAGATAAATTCAATTAATAAAACAAAATATAAAAATCTTCCAATTTGTATGGTTAAATCATCAAATTCAATTGATGGAAATGATAATAAAAAGAGCAATTATAAAATAACTATTGAAGATGTCAATGTAAATAGTGGAGCAAAATTTATACTTGTTTATACAAATAATGTTATGAGTATGCCTGGTTTAAATAAATATCCAAATTCAAAAGATATTGATTTACAAAATGGTGAAGTAGTTGGATTAAAATAGAAAATAAAAAAATGGATTTAAATCCATTTTTTTATTTTCTATACTATTTTTCGAAATAATTTAATCCTAAAACTTGTAGACTTGCTAATGTTATAAAGTTATATGGCTTATTAAAGTGAGGTAAGAAGAAGATATCAACTAATGGTAATTCATCAATTGTTAATCCTTTTTGAATTGCTAAGGCGAACATATACATAACTTCTGTATGGTTATTTACAGAAGCAACTTGTGCTCCAATAATTCTTCTTGATTTTTTCTCTCAAATAATTTTAATTCATACGTCTTTGTAAGTTGACATAAATTCAGGTCTATCTGAATCTTTAAACATAACTTCTTCTACATCAAGACCAAAACGTTTACATGCTTCCATTGAAATACCCACTGAAGCCATTTTTCATCCAAATACTTCAATTCCATTTGCTCCAGTAAATCCTGGACTTTTTAATTTATTTCCTTGAACAATGTTAGCAGCAGCTAAAATACCAGTTCTTACAGCAGTTGTTGCTAATGCAATTTGAGTATCTTTTTTCATTGAACAGTTATAAACTTGTGCACAGTCACCAACTGCATAGATATCTTTATTAGAAGATTGCATAAATTCGTTTGTTTTAATTGCTCCTCTTTCATCAAGATCAATTACACCTTTTAATAAAGCTGTTTGAGGAATAACTCCAACAGAGAATACAACATAATCAACTGCAATTTCACCTTTATCTGTGATAACTTTATTTACTTTTCCGTTTTTTCCTTCAAATTTGACAACTTTTTGTCCAAGAGCTAAGTTAACTCCTTTTTCTTTCATTGTTTCTTCTACTAATCCAGTAAATTCACTATCATAATAAACTGGCATAATTCTATCAGCAATATCAATTAATGATACTTTTTTATTGTTTGCAACAAAAGCATCTACTAATTCAACTCCGATGTATCCAGCTCCAACAACAGCAACTTTTTTGATTGCAGGGTTATCGTTAGCTGCCTTAATAACTTTTGCATGGTGGAAATTTTTACAAATTTGAACACCTTCTAAATCAATTCCTTCAATTGGAGGGAATATTGGTCATGTACCTGAAGCTATTACTAATTTGTCGTAATTGTCATCAAATTCTTCTCCAGTTTTTAAGTTTTTTACTCTGATTGTTTTTTTCTTTGCATCTAATCCAATTCATTGGTGCTGCATTTTAACATTTATGTTTTCACTTTCTAAAATTTCAGGCGAAGCATAAAATAAACCATTAGGGTCTTTTACTTCTCCTCTAACTCATAAAGCGATTCCACAACCTAAAAATGATATGTTATCATTTTGATCGTAAGTTGTAATTTCCATATTTTTGTCTAATCTTCTTAAAGTTCTAACAGCTGTTGTACCAGCATGATTAGTTCCAATAACTATTGTTTTCATTTGTTTTGCTCCTTAATCTTTTTACATTATAATAATATATGAATAAAGTTGCATTTTGGTAAGAATTGGAATAATTTCTCTAAAATAAGCTTTAAATATTTTTTAAATAAAAGGTGGTAAAGATGTTCTTAAGAGTAAATGGTGATATAAGTTATTATCTAAAAAGATCTAGTTTCATTAAATACTTTGATGAACATAATCTTTCTAGAAAAACTAAATGATATATTAAAAGAGTTGAAAAAAAAATAAATGATAAAAATACCTTTACTTATTTTAAACATTGAATTCTTTGAAGATGAATAAATGCCAATTTTAAACTTTCAGAGGGTTTTATTAGTAAGTTAAAAAGAAATATTAAAAAATTGGAATTAACTTTAAATTCCAAAGAAGAGCGATTTATAAGAGAATTAGAAGAACTAGTCTTTAATTCTTGAAGACCTTTAAAACAATTTCCAGTTAGATTCAATTTAGAAAAAAAAGAAAGAATTAACTTAATTCAAACTAGAGTAAATATTCATAACTACAAACCAGAACAATTAGAGAAAAAAATTAATCTAATGGGAATTTATGATTGTTATTTTTCAAATCAAAATATCTTTTTAACTGACAATAATCAAAATGTATTGAAAACAATTGAATATAACTCAATTGTTGATGTAGCAATTGAAACCTTTGGAGTAATTATCTCTACCAAAAAAAATAAGTACTTATTTAGAGGAAAAAATCGACTATTAACTTATGTCTTGTTGCAGAGAATGATTCCAAGGTTAGGTCTTAAATTAGAAGCCACTCAAGGCTTATATAATTATTTTGATTTTTGAAATAAATTAATTTCTAAAATTAGTTAATATATAAATATAAGAGGAGAATAGAACATATGAAAATTATAAAAATAAGCAATAATAGTGAAGCTGGAAAAGTTGTAAGTGATTTAATATTAGAGGAAGTAAAATCTAATTCAAATATTGTTTTAGGATTAGCTACAGGAAGTTCACCAATTACAACATATGAAAATATTATTGTTAAATCAAAAGAGCAAAATATTGATTGAAGTAAAGTTACTACTTTCAATTTAGATGAATATAAAGGATTAGCTCCAGATCACAGTCAATCATATAGATACTTTATGAATAATAAACTTTTTAATCATATTAATATTGACTCAAAAAACACTTTCGTTCCAAGCGGTATGATTGAAACGAATCAAGAAGCTCAAAAATATGATGAACTAATTGCTCAAAAAGGTGGCATTGATTTACAATTATTGGGTTTAGGTATTAATGGGCATGTAGGATTTAACGAACCAGGAAGTGAATTTGAGGGATTAACTTCAGTTGTTAAATTGACAAAATCAACAATTGAAGCAAATGCAAGATTTTTTGATAATGAAAAAGATGTACCAACTCAAGCTATCTCAATGGGTTTAAAATCAATTATGAATGCTAAAAAAATTATTCTAATTGCAACAGGTGAAGCAAAAGCAGAAGCTGTTAAAAATCTAGTCGAAGGACCAGTATCAAAAAACTGACCATGTTCAATTTTATTAAATCATAAAGATGTAACAGTTGTAATTGATCATGAAGCTGCTAAATTATTAAAATAATTTAAATCCCATTTGGGATTTTTTATTTTAATTAATTTGCAACATTATAATATGGTGTAAAATTATAGGGTAATCATTAGAGGAGCGTATAAAAATGAGAAAAAAAATTATTGTAGGAAATTGAAAGATGTTTAAAACAAATTCACAAGCTATTGAGTTTATTAAAACTGTAGATTCAAAAGTTAAAGTTAATAAAGATATTATTGCAGGTATTGCTGTACCTTCAATTATGTTAAGTGACGTTCAAAAAGTTGCTAAAAATATAGTAATTTCAGCACAAAATTGCTACTTTGAAAAAGAAGGAGCATTTACTGGAGAAATCTCAGTGCCAATGTTGCAAGATTTAAAAATTAAATATGTAGTTATTGGTCATTCAGAAAGAAGAGACATTTTTGGTGAAACTGATGAAATGATTAATAACAAAGCAAAAAGTTTGTTAGCAGCAAATATAACTCCAATTTTATGTTGTGGAGAAAGTTTGGAAACTTATGAAAGTGGAAAAACAATTGCTTGAGTTAAAAATCAAATTACTAAAGGATTTGCGGGAATAGCTGAACAGGATGCTAAAAAAATAGTTATTGCATATGAACCAATTTGAGCAATTGGAACTGGAAAAGTTGCAACTCCTCAAATAGCTCAAAATGTTTGTAAAGAAATAAGAGATATTATTAAAGGAATTTACAATCAAGAAGTTGCAAATGAAATTTTAATTCAATATGGTGGAAGTGTTAAACCAGAAAATATTAAAGATATTTTAGATCAAGCTGATATAGATGGAGCACTAGTTGGTGGTGCTTCATTAATTGAAGATTCTTATCTAGGATTAGTAAATTACAAAGGTTAATTTTTAATATGAGTTATAAAATTTTAGCTTTAGATATGGATGGAACTACTTTCAAATCTTTGGACAATATTGTAATGGAAAATGTTGAACCAATTAATCAAGCAATTGAGAAGAATATAAAAGTAGTTTTTGTAACTGGAAGACCAATTCACACTAAATTGAACAGATTAGAATTATTTAATTTTAAAAATGAAGGAGCAATTTTTGCAGCTTTTAATGGAGCATTAATTTATGATTTAAAAAATAATAAAGCCATTGATGCAAATCCAATTGATAAAGAATTGGCTCTTAAAGCTTTTGAACTTATTAAAACAGACAAAGATTTTAGTGAAATAGAACTTTGAGCATATACTG is part of the Spiroplasma cantharicola genome and encodes:
- a CDS encoding formate--tetrahydrofolate ligase, which encodes MEKILKVLNNLKIDEKDFYFYGKEIVKINYEKYMNKKKGKLILMTSINPTPAGEGKTTTAIGLADGLKHIGKNVILALREPSLGPVFGRKGTATGGRESEVIPMDEINLHFTGDIHAITTANNLISAQIDSEIYWNSKLKIDPNKVIWKRCLDLNDRALRNIDIKISSKVCRKEEFTITAASNMMTILSLSKNIEDLRMRLDSSLVAYSLEGKEIFLKELDITGSLMAILKNAINPNLVLTKYDTPTLIHCGPFANIATGTNSIISTNLALSLGDYCIVESGFGSDLGFEKYINVVNQDNDLIPDCTVMVVTLRALNLHNDFENNFDHLQKHLKHITQYHLNLIVAINFIENDSIEQLSQLKKWLDENNYLWEMNEAYIKGATGASALANKVVEICNTKQNFKALIKENETIEEKIKKIVNNFYYLEDFKISKAASAKINSINKTKYKNLPICMVKSSNSIDGNDNKKSNYKITIEDVNVNSGAKFILVYTNNVMSMPGLNKYPNSKDIDLQNGEVVGLK
- a CDS encoding FAD-dependent oxidoreductase; amino-acid sequence: MKTIVIGTNHAGTTAVRTLRRLDKNMEITTYDQNDNISFLGCGIALWVRGEVKDPNGLFYASPEILESENINVKMQHQWIGLDAKKKTIRVKNLKTGEEFDDNYDKLVIASGTWPIFPPIEGIDLEGVQICKNFHHAKVIKAANDNPAIKKVAVVGAGYIGVELVDAFVANNKKVSLIDIADRIMPVYYDSEFTGLVEETMKEKGVNLALGQKVVKFEGKNGKVNKVITDKGEIAVDYVVFSVGVIPQTALLKGVIDLDERGAIKTNEFMQSSNKDIYAVGDCAQVYNCSMKKDTQIALATTAVRTGILAAANIVQGNKLKSPGFTGANGIEVFGWKMASVGISMEACKRFGLDVEEVMFKDSDRPEFMSTYKDVWIKIIWEKKSRRIIGAQVASVNNHTEVMYMFALAIQKGLTIDELPLVDIFFLPHFNKPYNFITLASLQVLGLNYFEK
- a CDS encoding bifunctional 5,10-methylenetetrahydrofolate dehydrogenase/5,10-methenyltetrahydrofolate cyclohydrolase; the encoded protein is MNKIIDGKYYAQELNTSLKNSIEQLNKKRRPKLVIIQIGNNFASNKYIKNKLKACENVGIIGELKKYSEDIKQSELVKQIEILNSDLTIDGIIVQLPLPSHINEKEITDIVSPSKDADGFSPITLGNVMLNKSNIYPATPFGIVKLLDWKKINLIGENVVIIGRSNIVGKPLANMLINRSATVTICNTKTKNLKDICKKADILISAAGSPNLVTKDFVNNNMTVIDVGANFKDGKYCGDVKFEEVLKIVKYITPVPGGVGPMTIACLLENTFNLYKQKEN
- a CDS encoding 4Fe-4S single cluster domain-containing protein; the encoded protein is MKERLYLILMANLNIGKFLMNSEIEGPGTRFVIWFQGCTIGCNGCSNQELLTLEKKMFMPNEFIYEKILEAKKLFNIEGITLIGGEPFLQPDGLKELVIWSQKNNLSVICFTGYIYEQMLEEHNEILKHIDILIDGPFIMRLLDKNRRLIGSKNQRVIKITNRYKNCDYFEQPHSEVEIQIYNDRLSMNGDGAIFDNENGEFNFKIR
- the nagB gene encoding glucosamine-6-phosphate deaminase, whose product is MKIIKISNNSEAGKVVSDLILEEVKSNSNIVLGLATGSSPITTYENIIVKSKEQNIDWSKVTTFNLDEYKGLAPDHSQSYRYFMNNKLFNHINIDSKNTFVPSGMIETNQEAQKYDELIAQKGGIDLQLLGLGINGHVGFNEPGSEFEGLTSVVKLTKSTIEANARFFDNEKDVPTQAISMGLKSIMNAKKIILIATGEAKAEAVKNLVEGPVSKNWPCSILLNHKDVTVVIDHEAAKLLK
- the tpiA gene encoding triose-phosphate isomerase translates to MRKKIIVGNWKMFKTNSQAIEFIKTVDSKVKVNKDIIAGIAVPSIMLSDVQKVAKNIVISAQNCYFEKEGAFTGEISVPMLQDLKIKYVVIGHSERRDIFGETDEMINNKAKSLLAANITPILCCGESLETYESGKTIAWVKNQITKGFAGIAEQDAKKIVIAYEPIWAIGTGKVATPQIAQNVCKEIRDIIKGIYNQEVANEILIQYGGSVKPENIKDILDQADIDGALVGGASLIEDSYLGLVNYKG